One Saimiri boliviensis isolate mSaiBol1 chromosome 17, mSaiBol1.pri, whole genome shotgun sequence genomic window carries:
- the TMEM106A gene encoding transmembrane protein 106A: MGKTFSQLGSWQEDENKSILSSNPTVGSKAASYSSTSSSKSFCSRVPCEGTAGASFVTCPTCQGSGRIPRELEKQLVALIPYGDQRLKPKHTKLFVFLAVLICLVTSSFVIFFLFPRSIPVQPAGLNSSTVAFGESDIHLNITNVLNIFNGNYYPITVTQLTLEVLHLSLVVGQVSNNLLLHIGPLASEQMFYAVATRIQDENTYKICTWPKIKVHHVLLHIQGTLTCSYLSHSEQLVFQSYEYVDCRGNASVPHQLTPHPP, encoded by the exons ATGGGTAAGACGTTTTCCCAGCTGGGCTCTTGGCAGGAGGATGAGAACAAGTCAATCCTGTCCTCCAATCCAACCGTTGGCAGCAAGGCTGCCAGCTACTCCAGTACCAGTAGCAGCAAGTCTTTTTGTTCCCGTGTGCCTTGTGAAGGAACTGCTGGTGCCAGCTTTGTGACTTGTCCCACCTGCCAAGGCAGTGGCAGGATTCCCCGAG aGCTGGAGAAGCAGTTGGTGGCTCTCATTCCCTATGGGGACCAGAGACTGAAGCCCAAGCACAC GAAGCTCTTTGTGTTCCTGGCGGTGCTCATCTGCCTGGTGACTTCCTCCTTCGTCATCTTTTTCCTGTTTCCCCGGTCCATCcctgtgcagcctgcaggccTCAACTCCTCCACGGTGGCCTTTGGCGAGTCTGATATCCACCTCAACATAACG AATGTCTTAAACATCTTCAATGGCAACTACTACCCCATCACAGTGACGCAGCTGACTCTTGAGGTTCTGCACCTGTCCCTCGTGGTAGGGCAGGTTTCCAACAACCTTCTCCTACACATTGGCCCTCTGGCTAGTGAACAG ATGTTTTATGCAGTAGCCACCAGGATACAGGATGAAAACACATA caAAATCTGTACCTGGCCGAAAATCAAAGTCCACCATGTGCTTTTGCACATCCA GGGCACCCTCACCTGTTCCTACCTGAGCCATTCTGAGCAGCTGGTCTTCCAGAGCTATGAATATGTGGACTGCCGAGGAAACGCATCAGTGCCCCACCAGCTGACCCCTCACCCACCATGA